Proteins co-encoded in one Plasmodium coatneyi strain Hackeri chromosome 7, complete sequence genomic window:
- a CDS encoding Serine/threonine-protein phosphatase has translation MSNCLVPSRDCQLKDTHNLEGNPKRSNQSNKSNQTSQNDNSYMEKKKQAKSSEKKTHSPEQGRKIMNSQKKKKKLSNDERVQVSTCETFVNEDNYTTYENLSVKELSDEEVISENEYNKKIKQSQNGLLISKEFYDFLVSNDDDQANGKCTKNDARFEELVQNEANSPPAACSTKVSHNVDEWINKLLKCELLHMEEVKLMCTLLRDILKEEPNCVQVSVPVTVAGDIHGQFYDLLELFHIGGFPPDVNYLFLGDYVDRGYYSCECFCLVACLKIKYPSRVTILRGNHESRQITKVYGFYDECMRKYNGDYNAWRYITDAFDYLPLTAIIGNQIFCDHGGISPYLHTINQINDLDRFKEIPQDGPICDLLWSDPAGPEDGIIEGWKASPRGAGVVFSEERTNAFLRQNKLSCICRAHQLVQDGFLWMHNDKVVTIFSAPNYCYRCGNSASLMLVDEYMEKDFVTFNTAPLRANAKALRRNVGYML, from the exons ATGAGCAACTGCCTTGTGCCCAGTCGAGACTGCCAACTCAAGGACACCCATAACTTGGAAGGTAACCCCAAACGGTCGAACCAAAGCAACAAAAGCAACCAAACTAGCCAAAACGACAACtcatatatggaaaaaaaaaaacaggcaaAAAGCAGCGAAAAGAAGACCCATtcgcctgaacag gggagaaaaattatgaacagtcagaaaaaaaaaaaaaaattgtcaaacgATGAAAGAGTCCAAGTTTCAACCTGCGAAACATTCGTTAATGAAGATAATTACACAACGTACGAGAATTTGTCTGTTAAGGAGCTGAGTGATGAGGAAGTCATTTCGGAGAATGAATACAACAAGAAAATTAAGCAATCTCAGAATGGTCTACTTATAAGCAAAGAATTTTACGATTTTCTCGTAAGCAACGATGATGACCAGGCGAATGGAaagtgcacaaaaaatgacGCGCGTTTTGAAGAGCTCGTTCAGAATGAGGCGAATTCTCCTCCCGCCGCTTGTTCCACAAAAGTTTCACACAATGTAGACGAATGGATTAACAAATTGTTAAAGTGTGAGCTGCTTCACATGGAGGAAGTAAAGCTCATGTGCACACTGCTCAGGGACATCCTAAAGGAGGAGCCCAACTGTGTGCAAGTCAGCGTCCCCGTGACCGTCGCGGGGGATATACACGGCCAGTTTTACGACCTCCTGGAGTTGTTCCATATAG GAGGATTCCCGCCGGACGTGAACTACCTCTTCCTGGGCGACTACGTAGACAGGGGGTACTACTCATGTGAGTGCTTCTGTCTGGTGGCCTGCCTCAAGATAAAGTACCCCAGCAGAGTGACCATCCTAAGAGGGAACCACGAAAGCAGACAAATAACCAAGGTGTACGGGTTTTACGATGAGTGCATGAGGAAATACAATGGAGACTACAACGCCTGGAGGTACATAACGGACGCCTTCGATTATCTGCCCCTCACAGCCATTATTGGCAACCAAATTTTCTGTGACCATGGAGGAATTTCTCCCTATTTGCACACCATTAATCAAATTAATGACTTAGATAGATTTAAGGAAATCCCGCAGGATGGTCCTATTTGTGACTTACTTTGGAGTGACCCTGCTGGACCTGAGGATGGAATCATTGAAGGTTGGAAAGCATCTCCTAGGGGTGCTGGTGTTGTCTTTAGCGAAGAGAGGACGAATGCCTTTCTTCGACAGAATAAGCTTAGTTGTATATGTAGGGCTCATCAGCTGGTTCAGGACGGCTTTCTATGGATGCACAATGATAAGGTGGTCACAATATTTAGTGCTCCTAATTATTGCTATAGGTGTGGCAATTCCGCCTCTCTGATGCTCGTCGATGAATACATGGAAAAGGACTTTGTCACCTTTAACACAGCTCCCCTAAGGGCCAACGCGAAGGCTCTGAGGAGGAACGTGGGCTACATGTTGTGA
- a CDS encoding Methyltransferase — MSKQNVSPKLKRVKKDGFKSSKGGTKKSQDGNKNGGKKKKPFKKHRMKEAKQVGELSQSCGKFLNSKGKMQHADKPCAELNFAKKEKKTGGRHPPVNNKKVMKKSKSDFVAPVLKKIRINKKLSKKRNHGGKAQGGEKNESHPQHIPNGDPSPENVADRGNYECEASSRFAYRTDGNHPTDRAFFPDQYESHYGEKKKQKYKKKKKIPQDPEEIVNSSLFRYINEYMYTNKSDTVQQKLKETKNIFNIYHSGYRNQKNKWPQNPVHVIINHLKKNFTKKSKIADLGCGEAEIAQALNGWSVTSYDLIQLNEHVTICNITELPLPDNSYDCFVLCLSLMNTDWPKVIFEALRCLKKRATLIIADVVSRFTNYKAFMKFMKNVGFTVTNRVNLDDFFYVLFFENNKKDDASYTANEKRIRKVSKLLAPCIYKRR, encoded by the exons ATGAGCAAACAGAACGTTTCCCCAAAACTGAAAAGGGTCAAAAAAGATGGCTTCAAAAGTAGTAAGGGGGGGACGAAAAAGAGTCAGGATGGTAATAAAAatggcggaaaaaaaaagaaaccctTTAAGAAGCACAGAATGAAGGAGGCAAAACAAGTGGGGGAATTATCTCAGTCTTGTGGTAAATTCCTCAACAGCAAGGGGAAGATGCAGCATGCAGACAAACCATGCGCAGAATTAAATTTcgcgaagaaggaaaaaaaaacggggggCAGACACCCACCAGTgaacaacaaaaaggtgATGAAAAAATCCAAGTCAGATTTTGTCGCTCCTGTcttgaagaaaataaggataaataaaaagttatCCAAAAAGAGGAATCATGGAGGGAAGGcccaagggggggagaagaacGAGTCACACCCCCAACACATTCCAAATGGAGATCCTTCACCAGAGAATGTCGCTGACCGAGGGAACTACGAATGTGAGGCAAGCAGTCGGTTCGCTTATCGAACTGATGGGAACCATCCCACCGATAGGGCCTTCTTCCCTGATCAATACGAAAGCCATTatggagaaaagaaaaaacaaaaatacaagaagaaaaaaaaaatcccacaAGACCCAGAAGAAATAGTGAACTCGTCCCTGTTCAGATACATTAATGAGTACATGTACACCAACAAAAGTGACACTGTGCAACAGAAGttgaaggaaacaaaaaatattttcaacatTTACCATTCGGGGTACAGAAATCAGAAGAATAAGTGGCCCCAAAATCCCGTTCATGTAATAATAaaccatttaaaaaaaaattttacaaaaaaaagtaaaatagcAGACTTGGGATGCGGAGAGGCGGAAATAGCCCAAGCGTTGAACGGTTGGTCCGTAACTTCCTATGATTTAATTCAGCTCAATGAGCATGTCACAATTTGTAACATAACGGAGTTGCCGCTCCCAGACAACTCATACGATTGCTTCGTCTTGTGCCTGAGTCTCATGAACACGGACTGGCCGAAAGTTATATTTGAGGCACTTCGgtgtcttaaaaaaag gGCAACCCTAATAATAGCCGACGTGGTGAGCAGGTTTACAAACTACAAGGCGTTCATGAAGTTCATGAAGAATGTCGGCTTTACCGTCACCAACAGG gtaaatttggacgattttttttatgtgctattttttgagaataataaaaaggacGACGCTTCCTACACGGCGAATGAGAAGAGAATTAGGAAGGTTTCCAAGTTGTTGGCTCCCTGCATTTACAAGAGGAGGTAA
- a CDS encoding Alpha-tubulin N-acetyltransferase, giving the protein MNITSEKMHNLEIKKHSRVDLLLLRNSDLHSFRKLQRDVDEMGLLSSAEQHLSGILTTLDNVAEKDNTLYCLTQQGDLIGMLKIGTKKLYLYNGKDLHCGSCACLLDFYIQRNFRKRGLGLELFNFMLKDKAISPSRLCYDNPSYKLRSFLKKHFSPCALIKQPNNFVIFAEYFGEPDTAPFEQ; this is encoded by the exons ATGAATATTACCTCcgaaaaaatgcacaaccTGGAGATAAAGAAACACTCAAGGGTTGACTTGCTTCTCCTGAGGAACTCCGACCTCCATTCTT ttCGGAAGCTCCAAAGGGATGTAGACGAAATGGGCCTCCTGTCTAGCGCG GAGCAGCACCTGTCGGGAATTTTGACAACTTTAGACAACGTCGCGGAAAAGGACAACACCCTATAC TGCTTAACACAGCAAGGTGATCTAATTGGGATGTTAAAG ATTGGTACAAAAAAGCTGTACTTATATAACGGGAAAGACTTACACTGCGGAAGCTGTGCTTGTTTATTAg ATTTTTACATACAGAGGAACTTCCGGAAGAGGGGCCTTGGGCTT GAACTATTTAACTTCATGCTGAAAGACAAGGCGATCTCCCCATCCAGATTATG CTATGATAACCCATCCTACAAACTGCGGAGCTTCTTGAAGAAGCACTTCTCCCCGTGCGCGCTGATCAAGCAG CCGAACAATTTCGTCATCTTTGCGGAGTACTTTGGCGAACCGGACACAGCCCCCTTCGAGCAATGA
- a CDS encoding Splicesome-associated protein, protein MAQFLIEQIRYMHEEIEMMEKAIADLIEEKVRKKKEWSIRYDYAISYLVEKIQTKAKLLLQYYKDEDNLKKEEMQFISGKTNGRGQTGKGENENDQNENDANEKDEEVYYEEGNDLWKNYYERVKYIRDYHKKTNIKKIEIRSHKAYKYEALKSNKLKESFSPVEKKGKYVDMHKFYSDFVNMKKIKNFRVSVYRKKELASQKKRNSTEKEKGGKNSSKGGKLNEGEFKEMDLVTYLHNFTRFYYIPRYCKYKNEEYKKYLQNVLAYLVNFFSKVNVLVDCQKMYTQYEQSFENKFKEKEIKQWEKYTYELDLYCNVNDKLYASEGTFNSYKNSKHYEEDLKKYMQKKLTVEEMEDLKRQIEQEDKELAKCEYLIELYKNVLNKIFQKTIQKIQRKQAISVDELQKKKKAEKRNGHLLSLRDRNDLYGTEEYNLRNEFPHLYNSHTFGPSSDDDSSTDASDGDSVNGEGDGKKKKKGKGADGGEEADDEDQEEDEKPIYNPLNLPLGHDNKPIPYWLYKLHGLSKEYTCEICGNYSYFGRAQFEKHFYEWRHSFGMKCLNIPNTLHFKEITKIDDALNLYERLKKQTQMHIFKPDQEVECEDSKGNVMNMKAYDDLKRQGLL, encoded by the coding sequence agaaaaaggagtggaGCATTCGTTACGACTACGCTATTAGTTACCTGGTGGAAAAGATACAAACAAAGGCGAAGCTGCTTTTGCAGTATTATAAGGATGAggacaatttgaaaaaagaggaaatgcAGTTCATTTCGGGTAAGACAAATGGAAGGGGACAAACAGGAAAAggcgaaaatgaaaacgaccaaaatgaaaatgacgCAAATGAAAAGGACGAAGAGGTATATTACGAAGAAGGCAACGACCTGTGGAAGAACTACTACGAACGGGTTAAGTATATCAGGGATTATCACAAAAAAaccaacataaaaaaaatagaaattaGAAGCCACAAGGCGTATAAGTATGAAGCACTGAAGAGTAATAAACTGAAGGAGAGTTTCTCCCcggtggagaaaaaaggcaAGTATGTAGACATGCACAAATTTTACAGCGATTttgtaaatatgaaaaagattaaaaattttagggTTAGTGTGTATCGAAAGAAGGAGTTGGCTAGCCAAAAGAAGAGAAACAGtacagagaaggaaaagggaggaaaaaactcctccaaagggggaaaactgAACGAAGGAGAATTCAAAGAAATGGACTTAGTAACGTACCTTCACAATTTCACGCGCTTCTATTACATCCCAAGGTATTGcaagtacaaaaatgaagaatataaaaagtacCTCCAGAATGTGCTAGCCTAtttggtgaattttttttctaaagttAATGTTTTGGTGGACTgccaaaaaatgtacacacaataTGAGCAGAGCTTTGAAAACAAATtcaaagagaaggaaattaaGCAGTGGGAAAAGTATACCTACGAACTGGACCTCTACTGTAACGTCAATGATAAGCTATACGCATCGGAAGGGACATTTAATTCGTACAAAAATAGCAAACACTATGAGGaggatttgaaaaaatacatgcagAAGAAACTTACCGTGGAGGAGATGGAAGACTTAAAAAGACAGATCGAACAGGAGGACAAGGAACTAGCCAAATGTGAATACCTCATCGagttatataaaaatgtgttaaataaaattttccaaaagacTATTCAAAAGATACAGAGGAAGCAAGCAATCAGTGTGGATGAAttacagaagaaaaaaaaagcagaaaaaaggaatggccACTTGTTAAGTTTACGGGATCGTAATGACTTGTATGGTACTGAAGAATATAACCTACGAAATgaatttccccatttgtatAATTCGCATACCTTTGGACCCTCCTCTGATGATGACTCCTCTACGGATGCATCAGACGGGGATAGTGTAAACGGTGAAggggatgggaaaaaaaaaaaaaaaggaaaaggagcagatggaggggaagaagcggaTGATGAAGACCAAGAGGAGGATGAGAAACCGATTTATAACCCGTTGAATTTACCCCTAGGACATGATAATAAGCCCATACCTTACTGGTTGTATAAATTGCACGGTTTGTCTAAGGAATACACGTGCGAAATTTGCGGGAACTACTCCTACTTTGGCAGAGCCCAATTTGAGAAACACTTTTACGAATGGAGGCACTCCTTCGGAATGAAGTGCCTGAACATTCCGAACACGCTGCACTTTAAGGAGATCACCAAAATAGATGACGCACTCAACTTGTACGAGCGACTCAAGAAGCAGACACAGATGCACATCTTCAAGCCTGATCAGGAGGTCGAGTGTGAAGACTCCAAGGGAAACGTTATGAACATGAAGGCCTACGATGATTTGAAGCGCCAGGGGCTGCTCTAG